A genome region from Terriglobales bacterium includes the following:
- a CDS encoding serine hydrolase domain-containing protein — protein SLTRANEVTIRQLLSHTSGYQDYWPQDYVMPMMLQAVTAEKILDIWGHKPLDFEPGTKWQYSNTNYVIAGVIVEKVSGEPLLQFLQEKIFASLNMKSVADTDKTKLGDTDPTGYLRYALGPSRPAPKEGTGWLFAAGELAMSAEDLARWDISIIDQNLMSPESYREFETEVLLKNGLGTRYGLGVMVRSEFGHRELSHDGEVSGFTSDNLVFPDERVAVVVLTNQDAAAASEAIATGIAPLLLASDDPATPQKLAQARQIFDSLQHGTIDRSLFTDNANFYFNEQALKDFASSLGPLGTPTEFIQTRQALRGGMKLRAYTVKFPKSELRAWTYEMPDGKLEQLQIAPLD, from the coding sequence CAGCCTTACGCGCGCGAACGAAGTGACCATTCGCCAGCTTCTCTCGCATACGTCTGGTTATCAAGACTATTGGCCGCAGGACTACGTGATGCCCATGATGCTGCAGGCAGTTACGGCAGAGAAGATTCTAGACATATGGGGGCACAAGCCTCTTGATTTTGAGCCCGGAACGAAGTGGCAATACAGCAACACGAATTACGTCATTGCCGGGGTGATCGTCGAAAAGGTCAGCGGCGAGCCGTTGCTTCAATTTCTGCAGGAGAAAATATTTGCGTCTCTCAATATGAAGAGCGTGGCAGACACTGACAAGACCAAGCTCGGCGACACCGATCCCACCGGATACTTGCGTTATGCACTCGGGCCGTCGCGCCCAGCACCCAAGGAAGGAACCGGCTGGCTCTTTGCCGCGGGCGAATTGGCTATGTCTGCGGAGGACCTGGCTAGGTGGGACATTTCAATCATCGATCAGAATTTGATGAGCCCCGAGTCCTATCGGGAGTTTGAAACCGAAGTCCTGCTGAAGAACGGCCTGGGAACCCGTTATGGACTCGGCGTAATGGTCCGCTCAGAGTTTGGCCATCGAGAGTTGTCCCACGATGGCGAGGTTTCCGGTTTCACATCAGATAATCTTGTGTTTCCGGACGAGCGTGTTGCCGTGGTTGTGCTCACAAACCAGGATGCCGCCGCTGCTTCGGAAGCGATTGCCACGGGCATTGCACCGCTGCTGCTCGCCAGCGACGATCCGGCGACTCCGCAAAAGCTTGCACAAGCACGGCAGATCTTCGACAGTTTACAACACGGCACGATTGACCGTTCGCTTTTCACCGACAATGCCAATTTCTATTTCAATGAGCAGGCGCTAAAGGATTTTGCTAGTAGCTTAGGTCCGCTCGGTACCCCGACAGAATTTATCCAGACTCGTCAAGCGTTGCGCGGGGGGATGAAGCTGCGCGCGTACACGGTCAAGTTTCCGAAATCGGAGTTAC